TCTTATGGCGCGTTCCACGTAGGCGGAGAGATTGCCGTGCGCGGCTGCCTTGGCGGTGGCGAGGAGATCCGGGGGGAGGGTCACGGTCACTCGTTCACGCGTCTGCATACACTCGATCATACTCAAGGTCATACGGTCAGTGGGCGGCAGCGCCTGGTGCACCCATGCGGCCGGGCCGAGTATCGGCTCGTAATCCGGACACTCGGCGGCGGCGCCTTGCAGCCCACTGCGCCGCCTTTCGAGCAAGGAGATACCGGGGATGACACCCACCATCGGAATCATCGGCTCTGGCCTGGTCGGCGGCTCCGTCGCTCGTCTGGCCGTCGCTGCGGGCTGCGCTCAAGGACTCCTCGGTCGTCACGGGGCTGCACCACCTGGACTGGAACCACACGTACTCCCACGCCCGAATGGCGGATGAGCCCGGCCCGTGACGCCCTGCGCAGTACCACCCGCTCCATCTCCGAGCTGGCAGCCGCAACCGGCTACGAGTCCGAGAGCGCCTTCAGCACGGCATTCCGGCGTGTGGCCGGTCGTCGCCTCGATACTTCCGCGACGAGGCACGTCAACGGGCAGGGGTGACGTAGCCCGGCCTGACCGGCCGCCGAAGGCCCCCGCAGAGGGCCTGGTCACCGAAACACGGCGCCGCGGTTCCGGCTGTCGGCGGACGACGACAACCGGCACCTCACCACCCGGACTCAGTCCAGCCGGTCCAGGATCAGAGGGCTGCGTTCCACCGTGGCTCCCGGAGGGGCCACGTCGTACGCGGACTCCAGGGCTGCCAGGGCGTCCGGGATGCGTTCCGGGGTGTCCGTGTGCAGGGTCAGCAGCGGCTGGCCCGCCGTCACCACCGTGCCCGGCTTCGCGTGGAGTTCCACGCCCGCCGCCGCCTGCACCGGGTCCTCCTTGCGGGCGCGGCCCGCGCCCAGGCGCCAGGCCGCCAGGCCCACCGCGTAGGCGTCGAGGCGCGTGAGGACCCCCGTCGACGGGGCCGGCACCGGGTGGGTCTCGCGGGCCGTGGGCAGCGGTGCCGACGGGTCGCCGCCCTGGGCGGAGATCATGCGGCGCCACACGTCCATCGCCGAGCCGTCCGCCAGCGCCGCCGCGGGGTCCGCGTCCCGCAGGCCCGCCGCCGTCAGCATCTCCCTGGCCAGCGCCAGCGTCAGCTCCACCACGTCCGCGGGGCCGCCGCCCGCCAGCACCTCCAGCGACTCGCGGACCTCCAGCGCGTTGCCCGCCGTCAGGCCCAGCGGCGTCGACATGTCGGTGAGCAGCGCCACGGTGCGCAGCCCGTGGTCGTTGCCCAGGCCCACCATCGTCGCGGCCAGTTCGCGCGCCCGGTCCAGGTCCTTCATGAACGCGCCCGAGCCGACCTTCACGTCCAGCACCAGCGCGCCCGTACCCTCGGCGATCTTCTTCGACATGATCGAGGACGCGATGAGCGGGATCGACTCCACCGTCCCGGTCACGTCCCGCAGCGCGTACAGCTTGCGGTCCGCCGGCGCCAGGCCCGTACCCGGGGCGCAGATCACCGCGCCGACGTCGCGCAGGGTCGCCATCATCTCGTCGTTCGACAGCGAGGCCCGCCAGCCCGGGACGGACTCCAGCTTGTCGAGCGTGCCGCCGGTGTGCCCGAGGCCCCGCCCCGACAACTGCGGTACCGCCGCCCCGCAGGCGGCGACCAGCGGGGCCAGCGGCAGCGTGATCTTGTCGCCGATGCCGCCCGTCGAGTGCTTGTCCGCGGTCGGGCGCGGCAGTGCGGTGAAGTCCATCCGCTCGCCGGAGGCGATCATCGCCGCGGTCCAGCGGGCGATCTCGTCCCGGTCCATGCCGTTGAGCAGTATCGCCATGGCCAGCGCGGACATCTGCTCGTCGGCGACCTCGCCGCGGGTGTACGCCGCCACGACCCAGTCGATCTGCTCGTCGGAGAGCCGTTCGCGGTCGCGCTTGGCGCGGATGACGGAGATGGCGTCCATCAGTTCTGCGATCCTCCGCTCTCGGAGTGCTGGGAACCGTGCAACCTGCTCAGCTCGAACGGGCCGAAGGCGTCCGGCAGCAGCTCGGCCAGCGGCCGGATGCCCGCGGGGGTGTCGAGCAGCAGGTCGGGCCCGCCGTGCTCGCTGAGCAACTGGCGGCAGCGGCCGCACGGCAGGATGAGCTGCCCCTCACCGTTGACGCAGGTGAAGTGGGTGAGCCGGCCGCCGCCGGTGGCGTGCAGCGCGGAGACCAGGCCGCACTCGGCGCAGAGCCCGACGCCGTACGAGGCGTTCTCCACGTTGCAGCCGACGACCGTACGGCCGTCGTCCACGAGCGCCGCGGCGCCCACGGGGTACCGCGAGTACGGGGCGTACGCCCGGGACATGGCGTCCCGCGCCGCCCGCCGCAGCGCCTCCCACCGCTCGTCGTCCTGCGACGTCACGTGCTCTCTCCCCTTCGGTAGCGCTTGCCGATCCACTTCGGCACCCGCAGCCGCTGCGCGAACACCGCGAGCACCACCAGTGTGGTCACGTACGGTGTGGCTTCCACAACCTCGCGCGGCACCGTGTCGGTCGTCGCGTACAGCACCCCGAGGAGCACCGCCGCGACCCCGGCGGCTATGGCGGCCCGGGCCCCGCCGCGCACGTACTTCCAGACCGCGTACGCCGCGAGCAGCACCGCCAGCAGCAGGAACAGCGCGTGCACGGCCTCGCCGCCGCCGCGCAGCTGCAGGCTGTCGGTGAAGCCGAAGAGCCCGGCCGCCATCGCCGTACCGCCCGGACGCCAGTTGCCGAAGATCATCGACGCGAGGCCGATGTAGCCGCGGCCGCCGGTCTGGCCCTCCAGATAGATGTGGGTGAACGTGACCAGGAACGCCCCGCCGAGCCCGGCGAGCGCGCCGGAGACGGCCAGCGCCGCGTACTTGTACAGGTAGACGTTCACGCCCAGCGACTCGGCGGCCACCGGGTTCTCGCCGCAGGACCGCAGCCGCAGCCCGAACGCCGAGCGCCACAGCACGTAGTACGTGAGCACGAAGAGCGCGGCCGCGATGAGGATCAGGTACGACACGTCGTGCGTGAGCCCGCGCAGGATGCCGGCGGTGTCGGAGAGGAAGAACCAGTGTTTGTCCTCCAAGTCCCCGAGCCCGTCGGAGAGTCCCGGGACCGAGAACGTGTGCATGTCGTCGACTTGCGGCGACTGCTTGTCCGTGCCGCCCGCGGCCAGCGCGTCCCCGTCGGCGAAGAAGATCTTCGCCATGTACTGGGTGGCGCCCAGCGCGAGGATGTTGATCGCCACACCCGACACGATGTGGTCGACGCCGAACGTGACCGTCGCCATCGCGTGCACCAGGCCGCCCAGCGCCCCGCCGATGATCCCGGCCAGCGCACCCGCCCACGGGCCGTGCTGCCAGCCGATCCAGCCGGCGAAGAACGTGCCGAGGATCATCATGCCTTCGAGGCCGATGTTGATCACACCGGACCGCTCCGCCCACAGCCC
The Streptomyces sp. CNQ-509 DNA segment above includes these coding regions:
- a CDS encoding helix-turn-helix domain-containing protein is translated as MSPARDALRSTTRSISELAAATGYESESAFSTAFRRVAGRRLDTSATRHVNGQG
- a CDS encoding thymidine phosphorylase — translated: MDAISVIRAKRDRERLSDEQIDWVVAAYTRGEVADEQMSALAMAILLNGMDRDEIARWTAAMIASGERMDFTALPRPTADKHSTGGIGDKITLPLAPLVAACGAAVPQLSGRGLGHTGGTLDKLESVPGWRASLSNDEMMATLRDVGAVICAPGTGLAPADRKLYALRDVTGTVESIPLIASSIMSKKIAEGTGALVLDVKVGSGAFMKDLDRARELAATMVGLGNDHGLRTVALLTDMSTPLGLTAGNALEVRESLEVLAGGGPADVVELTLALAREMLTAAGLRDADPAAALADGSAMDVWRRMISAQGGDPSAPLPTARETHPVPAPSTGVLTRLDAYAVGLAAWRLGAGRARKEDPVQAAAGVELHAKPGTVVTAGQPLLTLHTDTPERIPDALAALESAYDVAPPGATVERSPLILDRLD
- a CDS encoding cytidine deaminase codes for the protein MTSQDDERWEALRRAARDAMSRAYAPYSRYPVGAAALVDDGRTVVGCNVENASYGVGLCAECGLVSALHATGGGRLTHFTCVNGEGQLILPCGRCRQLLSEHGGPDLLLDTPAGIRPLAELLPDAFGPFELSRLHGSQHSESGGSQN
- a CDS encoding ABC transporter permease; amino-acid sequence: MSTVTKTGVAAPAKQPPGDGGRRRLGMPQVLLLIAAGLLLLSAVRALTDTTNLTASAQIGGALALAVPIGLAGLGGLWAERSGVINIGLEGMMILGTFFAGWIGWQHGPWAGALAGIIGGALGGLVHAMATVTFGVDHIVSGVAINILALGATQYMAKIFFADGDALAAGGTDKQSPQVDDMHTFSVPGLSDGLGDLEDKHWFFLSDTAGILRGLTHDVSYLILIAAALFVLTYYVLWRSAFGLRLRSCGENPVAAESLGVNVYLYKYAALAVSGALAGLGGAFLVTFTHIYLEGQTGGRGYIGLASMIFGNWRPGGTAMAAGLFGFTDSLQLRGGGEAVHALFLLLAVLLAAYAVWKYVRGGARAAIAAGVAAVLLGVLYATTDTVPREVVEATPYVTTLVVLAVFAQRLRVPKWIGKRYRRGEST
- a CDS encoding type II toxin-antitoxin system CcdA family antitoxin, with amino-acid sequence MQTRERVTVTLPPDLLATAKAAAHGNLSAYVERAIRAQALREAADAVSRWRGDTSGDVEEITETFGEDIA